One stretch of Chryseobacterium indologenes DNA includes these proteins:
- a CDS encoding T9SS type A sorting domain-containing protein produces MKFNYKKAIPVLAGVFFSGFMMAQTPAIQWQSSFGGANTEEASDIIQTTDGGYLIAGSSDSTTGQVTGNHGFMDYWLVKLNSTGNMQWQRSFGGFAEDRASSVIQTTDGGFIVAGTSYSTNGDVMGNHGNSDIWITKLNSDAGVIEWQKSLGGTNYETASKIIQTADGGYIVCGSSNSTNGDVTGNHGAFDFWIVKLSSTGNIQWQKSFGGPSDDTASSIIQTADGDYVVAGSSSSNGGNVTGNHGVKDFWILKLNADGGVIYWQKSFGGSHVEELNSMIKTSDGGYIMIGSAYSNDGDITGSIGGTDYWIVKLNSTGNLQWEKSLGGTKVDIASSIVQTSDGGYMVVGSSNSNDGQVTGYHPPVTGPGEGPNYYDYWAVKLNSTGSIQWQKALGGSGIDNGNSVIQTADGGFVIAGDSNSNNGDVTGNHGGRDYWIVKLAPENLATSEIMKDVSVTANVYPNPAKEYITVKLDYFTPSMEASITDMLGKTVHQQKLEGLKTKINTSHLEKGVYFLNVTGGRQKITKKFIKE; encoded by the coding sequence ATGAAATTCAATTACAAAAAAGCGATCCCCGTATTGGCTGGTGTTTTTTTTTCAGGCTTTATGATGGCACAGACTCCGGCTATACAGTGGCAAAGTTCTTTTGGAGGTGCAAATACCGAAGAAGCAAGTGATATCATTCAAACCACAGATGGTGGATATCTGATCGCTGGAAGTTCCGATTCAACTACAGGTCAGGTAACCGGTAATCATGGGTTTATGGATTACTGGCTCGTAAAATTAAATTCAACAGGAAATATGCAATGGCAAAGATCTTTTGGAGGATTTGCAGAGGATAGAGCCAGTTCTGTTATTCAGACGACTGATGGTGGATTTATAGTAGCCGGAACTTCATATTCAACCAATGGAGATGTGATGGGAAATCATGGAAATTCCGATATCTGGATCACAAAACTAAACTCAGATGCAGGAGTTATTGAGTGGCAAAAGTCCTTAGGGGGCACAAATTATGAAACGGCAAGTAAAATTATTCAGACAGCAGATGGTGGGTATATAGTTTGTGGAAGCTCCAATTCAACCAATGGCGATGTAACAGGAAATCATGGAGCTTTTGATTTTTGGATCGTAAAACTAAGCTCCACAGGAAATATCCAATGGCAGAAATCTTTCGGAGGACCTTCAGATGATACAGCCAGTTCAATTATTCAAACGGCTGACGGTGATTATGTAGTGGCCGGAAGCAGTAGTTCAAACGGTGGAAACGTAACTGGAAACCATGGAGTGAAAGATTTTTGGATTTTGAAATTGAACGCTGATGGAGGTGTTATTTATTGGCAGAAATCTTTTGGCGGATCACATGTTGAAGAATTAAATTCCATGATAAAAACCTCAGACGGCGGATATATCATGATAGGCTCAGCTTATTCTAATGATGGAGATATTACCGGAAGTATTGGTGGAACTGATTACTGGATTGTAAAATTAAATTCTACAGGAAATCTTCAATGGGAAAAATCTTTGGGAGGAACAAAAGTTGACATTGCATCATCCATCGTTCAAACGTCTGATGGAGGCTATATGGTGGTTGGGAGTTCCAATTCAAATGATGGCCAGGTAACAGGATATCATCCACCAGTAACAGGCCCTGGAGAAGGTCCTAATTATTATGATTATTGGGCAGTAAAATTAAATTCTACAGGAAGTATTCAATGGCAAAAAGCCTTAGGAGGATCAGGAATTGATAACGGAAATTCTGTTATTCAAACTGCTGACGGTGGTTTTGTTATTGCAGGGGATTCCAATTCAAATAATGGAGATGTTACAGGAAATCATGGAGGTAGAGATTATTGGATCGTAAAACTTGCTCCTGAGAATCTGGCTACAAGTGAGATCATGAAAGATGTTAGTGTTACCGCTAATGTTTACCCTAATCCGGCAAAAGAATATATTACTGTAAAGCTTGATTATTTTACACCTTCCATGGAAGCTAGCATTACAGATATGTTAGGAAAAACAGTTCATCAACAAAAATTAGAAGGATTGAAAACCAAGATCAATACAAGCCATCTTGAAAAAGGAGTTTATTTTTTGAATGTGACAGGTGGTAGACAAAAAATAACCAAAAAATTCATTAAAGAATAA
- a CDS encoding TonB-dependent receptor domain-containing protein, translated as MNRSKFLLFPTVAISSMITAQVTSVTFSGKVTNKDKEVLPYAHIILKKEKDTAFVAGTITNEEGRFSIAGVQPDYYFLETSAAGYDSYKHSVFIGSLSEFLEIPAIELHRKQEKETKIEEVVVSASKKNELDSKLDKKTYSVADNISQSGGSVLQSMQNLPGITVQDGKVQLRGNDKVTVLIDGKQTALTGFGSQTGLDNIPSSAIDKIEIINNPSSKYDANGNAGIINIIMKKNKQNGWNGKVGFTTGLGSLWVRKENLPTIRPQYTLTPKINPSLSLNYRKNKVNLFLQADNLYTETLNKNEFVTRTYDNGSVINSQLKRNRNTNFFTTKAGLDWNINPQNTLTVSGMYGSEKIIDRGDQPFFNGDMSQRLRLWQFLEDELKTTIMGSASYQHKFKEAGHLLNVGFNYTFHREDEKYFYDNYLPASTGTDAFKLLSDEQVYDFNVDYIKPLKYGRIETGIKLRSRSIPTNMNFIPGANSVLDVSAGGKADYKEFIPALYGNYIFENEKWEAELGLRLEYVKINYDVNPNHPTYKSDGYNYTQPFPNFRLAYKLNDHNKFSVFYNRRVDRPNEVDIRIFPKYDDAEIIKVGNPALRPQFTNSIEMGYKYNWDNGYLYSAIYHRFANGTITRISSIVPGSNLIYAIFQNAGKSYNTGVEAIWNQKVSDIYSFNINGNIYRNQINAFTVQNLYPEPNTFSAKKQTAVSGNIKLNNIFRFSKGLNLQATAVYLAPDVIPQGKIKARFTMDIGLKQAIQKGKGELFLNASDLLNTMVIKKNIQGMGFAYTSNDYYETQVIRLGYSYKF; from the coding sequence ATGAACAGATCTAAATTTTTACTTTTCCCAACTGTTGCAATTTCTTCTATGATTACAGCACAAGTCACATCAGTCACTTTTTCCGGAAAAGTAACGAATAAGGATAAGGAAGTTCTTCCTTATGCCCATATTATTTTAAAAAAGGAAAAAGATACTGCATTTGTTGCCGGAACGATTACCAATGAAGAAGGAAGGTTTTCTATTGCAGGAGTACAACCTGATTATTATTTTCTGGAGACTTCTGCAGCAGGATATGATTCATACAAACACTCTGTTTTTATCGGGAGCCTTTCAGAATTTTTGGAGATTCCAGCTATAGAACTACACCGAAAACAGGAGAAAGAAACAAAAATTGAAGAAGTAGTGGTATCTGCTTCTAAAAAAAATGAACTCGACAGTAAGCTTGATAAAAAAACGTATTCTGTAGCAGATAATATCAGTCAAAGCGGAGGGTCCGTATTGCAAAGTATGCAGAATCTTCCCGGTATCACAGTACAAGATGGAAAAGTACAATTGAGGGGAAATGATAAAGTAACGGTTCTTATTGATGGTAAACAAACCGCTCTTACCGGATTTGGAAGCCAGACGGGACTTGATAATATTCCGTCTTCAGCCATTGATAAGATTGAGATTATCAACAATCCTTCTTCAAAATATGATGCCAACGGCAATGCCGGAATCATCAATATCATTATGAAGAAAAATAAACAAAATGGTTGGAACGGAAAAGTAGGTTTTACAACAGGTTTGGGATCATTGTGGGTAAGAAAAGAGAACTTGCCAACCATAAGGCCTCAATATACCTTAACTCCCAAAATTAATCCTTCTCTTTCCCTTAATTACAGAAAAAATAAGGTCAATCTATTTTTGCAAGCCGATAATTTATACACAGAAACTTTAAATAAAAATGAATTTGTCACCCGTACTTATGATAACGGAAGCGTTATCAATTCTCAATTGAAAAGGAACCGAAATACTAATTTCTTTACTACCAAAGCAGGATTAGACTGGAATATTAATCCACAAAATACTTTAACGGTTTCCGGAATGTATGGGAGTGAAAAAATTATTGATCGTGGAGATCAGCCATTCTTTAACGGAGATATGTCCCAGCGTCTCCGCCTGTGGCAATTCCTGGAAGATGAGCTGAAAACAACCATAATGGGAAGTGCATCTTATCAGCATAAATTTAAAGAAGCAGGTCATTTATTGAATGTTGGATTCAATTATACTTTTCACAGGGAGGATGAAAAATACTTCTATGATAATTATCTACCGGCCTCTACCGGAACCGATGCTTTTAAGCTCTTATCAGATGAACAGGTGTATGATTTCAATGTAGATTATATCAAACCTTTAAAATATGGTAGAATTGAAACGGGAATCAAGCTGAGAAGCAGAAGCATTCCTACCAATATGAATTTTATTCCGGGAGCAAATTCCGTGCTGGATGTATCTGCTGGAGGTAAAGCTGACTACAAAGAATTTATCCCTGCGCTATATGGAAATTATATTTTTGAGAATGAAAAGTGGGAAGCAGAGCTTGGATTAAGGTTGGAATACGTAAAAATTAACTATGATGTAAACCCCAACCATCCTACTTACAAAAGTGATGGATATAATTATACTCAGCCATTTCCCAATTTCAGATTAGCTTATAAACTTAATGATCATAACAAGTTTTCAGTATTTTATAACAGAAGGGTAGACCGTCCGAATGAAGTAGATATCAGAATATTTCCAAAATATGATGATGCCGAAATCATCAAGGTTGGAAATCCGGCATTAAGGCCTCAGTTCACCAATTCCATCGAAATGGGATATAAATATAACTGGGACAATGGATATTTATATTCTGCCATATATCATCGCTTTGCCAATGGAACAATTACCCGGATTTCCAGTATTGTACCGGGCAGTAATCTGATCTATGCCATTTTTCAAAATGCAGGGAAAAGCTATAATACAGGGGTAGAGGCAATCTGGAATCAAAAGGTTTCTGACATATATTCATTCAATATCAATGGAAATATCTATCGTAACCAGATCAATGCCTTTACAGTTCAAAATTTATATCCTGAACCTAATACATTTTCTGCTAAAAAACAGACCGCAGTTTCCGGAAATATAAAACTGAATAATATTTTCCGTTTCTCAAAGGGGCTGAATCTTCAGGCTACAGCAGTTTATCTGGCACCGGATGTTATTCCTCAAGGAAAAATAAAAGCAAGATTCACCATGGATATTGGGCTGAAACAAGCAATTCAGAAAGGAAAAGGAGAACTTTTCTTAAATGCTTCTGATCTTCTCAACACTATGGTTATTAAGAAAAACATTCAGGGGATGGGCTTTGCATACACCAGCAATGATTATTATGAAACCCAGGTTATAAGACTGGGATACAGTTATAAGTTTTAA
- a CDS encoding COG4705 family protein, with the protein MRTANKVAAVTVLFWLMKIVATTLGETLGDFISMTLNLGYTKGILITLFFFIFILTLQLSAKKYIPAIYWLVIIGTTTLGTEISDFIDRTLKAGYLIGSLVLLSGLLISLFLWYKKYGTLEVYPIFERNKEFYYWTAILFSNSLGTAFGDFLSDNLGLGYMTGALITGLIILIVVLLHYFTKINHLVLFWIAFVFTRPFGATFGDLLTKPLAKGGLDLGTINASLVSLVLMVVMILISQRKHNNKQTLQN; encoded by the coding sequence ATGAGAACGGCAAATAAAGTAGCAGCAGTCACTGTCCTTTTCTGGCTCATGAAAATTGTAGCCACCACATTAGGAGAGACTTTGGGAGACTTCATTTCTATGACCCTGAATTTGGGGTATACCAAGGGTATTCTCATTACCTTATTCTTTTTCATCTTTATATTAACCCTACAGCTTAGTGCTAAAAAATATATTCCAGCCATCTATTGGCTGGTTATTATCGGAACGACCACACTGGGAACAGAAATTTCAGATTTTATCGACAGGACATTGAAAGCCGGTTACTTAATAGGCAGCTTGGTCCTTCTTTCCGGTCTTTTAATTTCACTTTTCTTATGGTATAAAAAATATGGCACTCTTGAAGTATATCCCATTTTTGAAAGAAATAAAGAGTTCTATTACTGGACAGCCATACTATTTTCCAATAGTCTTGGAACTGCATTTGGAGACTTTCTGAGTGATAATCTTGGATTGGGATATATGACCGGAGCGTTAATTACCGGACTAATTATTCTGATTGTGGTACTGCTTCACTATTTTACCAAGATCAACCATCTAGTTCTGTTCTGGATTGCATTTGTATTTACCAGACCGTTTGGAGCTACTTTCGGAGACCTTTTAACCAAACCACTTGCAAAAGGAGGTCTTGATCTGGGCACAATCAATGCTTCACTGGTATCTCTTGTTTTAATGGTTGTGATGATTCTTATTTCACAGCGAAAGCACAATAATAAACAAACTCTTCAAAATTGA
- a CDS encoding SDR family oxidoreductase, producing the protein MSNYYNDKVVWITGASSGIGEALVRELVQNSNVKVILSSRNEEQLYEVAESAGLSVNRYTVIPLDLKNYKEMPEIAAKAIAAFGKIDILINNAGLSQRSLAMDTDIEVDKRLMDVDFIGTVALTKATVPYMIRNKGGQIAVVSSLMGIFGAPMRSGYAAAKHALHGFFDALRAELYAQNISITIICPGFIQTNISIHAVTGDGSLQGTMDNATHNGMPVDVFAKKMLNAIEKKKNQKAIGGKEVLGVYLKRFFPSLLAKIIRKAKVV; encoded by the coding sequence ATGAGCAATTATTATAATGATAAAGTTGTCTGGATTACAGGTGCATCATCAGGAATTGGCGAGGCTTTGGTAAGAGAGTTGGTTCAAAATAGCAATGTAAAAGTGATTCTTTCTTCCAGAAACGAAGAACAGCTCTATGAAGTGGCAGAAAGTGCCGGACTTAGCGTTAACCGATATACTGTAATTCCTTTAGATCTTAAGAACTATAAGGAAATGCCTGAAATAGCAGCCAAAGCGATAGCAGCTTTTGGAAAAATAGATATTCTGATTAATAATGCAGGACTGTCCCAACGTTCTCTGGCTATGGATACGGATATAGAAGTGGATAAGCGCTTAATGGATGTTGATTTTATAGGAACAGTGGCTCTAACAAAAGCAACTGTCCCTTATATGATCCGGAATAAAGGTGGTCAGATTGCCGTTGTTTCAAGTCTTATGGGAATATTTGGGGCCCCAATGCGTAGTGGATATGCTGCTGCAAAGCATGCCCTTCATGGTTTTTTTGATGCGCTGCGTGCAGAATTATATGCTCAAAATATTTCGATAACGATTATTTGCCCGGGATTTATACAAACCAATATTTCCATTCATGCGGTAACTGGAGACGGTTCATTGCAAGGAACGATGGATAATGCTACCCATAACGGAATGCCTGTAGATGTTTTTGCTAAAAAGATGCTGAATGCTATCGAAAAAAAGAAAAATCAAAAAGCAATTGGTGGCAAAGAAGTATTGGGCGTTTATCTGAAAAGATTCTTCCCTTCCCTACTGGCAAAGATAATCCGAAAGGCAAAAGTAGTCTGA
- a CDS encoding alpha/beta hydrolase — MIQSVTFKNLNWDVAADLYFPLNFNENKKYAAIISAHPIGSCKEQTSGNVYGQALADAGFVVLAFDASFQGASGGDIRFIEDPTLRVEDFRCACDYLVSLPYVDEKRIGVLGICGGGGYAINAAMTERRIKAVGSVTGANYGRLWREAFGNWNPIDALEKIAEQRTAEVRGAERRVDQFLPPSVEAGKAAGIKDIDVLEATDYYKTSRGEKPHGATSYLYSRSSAAVGWDAFYLAEVLLTQPLMVVIGDKPGGFGAYRDGLEIIRRARSEKKELVIAEGWSHYELYDQPEPVKIALDKLIPFYKENL; from the coding sequence ATGATTCAGTCAGTAACATTCAAAAATCTTAACTGGGACGTAGCAGCAGATCTTTATTTCCCACTCAACTTTAACGAAAATAAAAAATATGCAGCCATCATCAGTGCACACCCAATAGGAAGCTGTAAAGAGCAGACCTCCGGAAATGTGTACGGACAGGCATTGGCGGATGCAGGATTTGTAGTATTGGCATTTGATGCTTCATTTCAGGGAGCCAGCGGCGGAGATATCCGTTTCATTGAAGATCCTACCTTAAGAGTGGAAGACTTCCGTTGTGCCTGCGATTACCTTGTGTCTCTGCCTTATGTAGATGAAAAACGTATCGGAGTATTAGGAATCTGTGGGGGTGGCGGTTATGCGATTAATGCAGCAATGACCGAGCGTAGAATCAAAGCTGTAGGAAGTGTTACAGGAGCCAATTATGGAAGACTTTGGAGAGAAGCATTCGGAAACTGGAATCCTATTGATGCTCTGGAAAAAATTGCAGAACAGCGTACCGCAGAAGTAAGAGGTGCAGAACGTCGTGTAGATCAGTTTTTACCACCTTCTGTAGAAGCAGGAAAAGCTGCCGGAATTAAAGATATTGATGTATTGGAAGCTACAGACTATTACAAAACCTCAAGAGGTGAAAAACCACACGGAGCAACCAGTTATTTGTATTCAAGAAGCAGTGCTGCAGTGGGCTGGGATGCCTTTTATTTGGCAGAAGTATTATTAACACAGCCTTTAATGGTAGTTATCGGAGATAAACCTGGAGGTTTTGGTGCGTATAGGGATGGTCTTGAAATTATCAGAAGAGCCAGATCAGAGAAAAAAGAGCTCGTTATTGCAGAAGGATGGTCACATTATGAACTGTATGACCAACCGGAACCTGTAAAAATAGCATTAGACAAACTGATTCCTTTCTATAAGGAAAACCTGTAA
- a CDS encoding phosphatase PAP2 family protein, whose product MKRSCQKLLIYLLLFTSMISKINAQNNDTIIVNEFKQDSLTGIQASKLNYKSLIIPAAFISYGVLGLTSDKLKQLNFSTRTEINEHQPARMNLDNYTQYAPAIMVYGLNAMGIKGKHNLRDRTIIYASSQLISAAFTMPLKYLVKEERPDQSNTLSFPSGHSATAFSSAQFMFREYKDTNFWLSLSGYPFAIFTGIYRMLNDKHWLGDVIAGAGFGILSTELAYWLFPKIDNLLRGKNKAKNLSNSTMVMPFYQNKIVGIGLVKNF is encoded by the coding sequence ATGAAAAGGTCCTGCCAAAAATTATTGATCTATCTGCTGCTTTTTACTTCAATGATTAGTAAAATCAATGCTCAGAATAATGATACCATTATTGTTAATGAATTTAAACAAGATAGTCTCACAGGTATTCAGGCAAGTAAACTGAATTATAAAAGTCTTATTATTCCCGCAGCATTTATCAGCTATGGTGTATTGGGCTTAACATCAGACAAACTTAAACAGCTTAATTTTTCTACCCGTACAGAAATCAATGAACATCAGCCGGCACGAATGAACCTGGATAATTACACCCAATACGCTCCTGCCATCATGGTATACGGCCTGAATGCCATGGGAATAAAAGGAAAACATAATCTGAGAGACCGGACTATTATCTATGCTTCTTCACAGCTGATTTCTGCAGCATTTACCATGCCTTTAAAATATCTCGTTAAAGAGGAGAGACCCGATCAATCCAACACGCTTTCTTTTCCTTCCGGACATTCTGCTACGGCTTTCTCTTCCGCTCAGTTTATGTTCAGAGAATATAAGGATACTAATTTCTGGCTCAGTCTTTCCGGATATCCATTTGCTATTTTTACAGGAATATACCGAATGCTGAATGATAAACATTGGTTGGGAGACGTAATTGCAGGGGCCGGTTTTGGTATTCTTTCTACAGAATTGGCTTACTGGCTTTTTCCAAAAATCGATAACTTACTGCGTGGAAAGAACAAAGCTAAGAACCTGTCTAACTCTACAATGGTAATGCCTTTTTATCAGAATAAAATCGTGGGAATAGGGCTTGTTAAAAATTTTTAA